TATGGCGTTGCTGGTGCAGAAGAAATTCCAACTTGGGATTTTGGTTTTGCTCAAATTGAAATGATTGGTTACCAAGCTCAAGTTATCCCTGCTATTTTAGCCGGATTTGTACTCTCTTTCTTAGAATTAAGACTTAGAAAAATTGTTCCAAATTCAATCTCGATGATTGTTGTTCCATTCTTAGCATTAATTCCAACTGTATTGATTGCACATATCGTTTTAGGTCCTATCGGTTGGACAATCGGTTCTTGGATTTCTGATGTTGTGTATTCAAGCTTAACTTCTGCATTTGGCTGGTTATTTGCTGCTATTTTCGGCTTTGCTTATGCACCGCTTGTTATCACTGGCTTACACCATATGACAAATGCGATTGACCTTCAATTAATGTCAGAGCTTGGCGGAACAAACCTATGGCCAATGATTGCATTATCAAATATTGCTCAAGGTTCAGCTGTACTAGCAATGATCTATATCAATCGTAGAAATGAAGAAGAAAAGCAAGTCTCCATTCCTGCAGCAATTTCTTGTTACCTAGGTGTTACAGAGCCTGCTATGTTCGGTATAAACTTAAAATACGGCTTCCCTTTCCTTGCAGCTATGATCGGTTCTCTCGTAGCAGCAGTTATTTCTGTAGGTAGTGACGTAATGGCTAACTCAATCGGTGTTGGCGGTCTTCCAGGATTCCTATCTATCCAGCCACAGCACATGATGATGTTTGCAATTGCTATGTTAGTTGCAATTGTAGTGCCATTTATTTTAACAATCATCTTTGCAAAAACAGGTATGAACAAATTTTCTTTTAAAAAGTAATACTCCAATTTAGGAGGGAGACCATCTCCCTCCTTTTCCATATTAGCGTCTCAAAAAATATAGGCAGGTGTGTATCATGTCAACATCATGGTGGAAAAAAGCAGTAGTATATCAAATATATCCGAAAAGCTTTAATGATACTTCCGGTAATGGTACCGGCGATATCCAAGGAATCATCGAAAAACTCGACTATTTAAAGGAGTTAGGTGTAG
This Neobacillus sp. YX16 DNA region includes the following protein-coding sequences:
- the treP gene encoding PTS system trehalose-specific EIIBC component, whose translation is MTKFNESAKELLEHVGGKENIAAVTHCVTRMRFVLNDPSKADVTKIEAIKPVKGTFTQAGQFQVIIGNDVSTFYNDFVKVAGVSETTKDEAKVAAKQNMNWQQRMIAHLADIFTPLIPALVVGGLILGFRNVIGDIKLLEDGTKTIVEVSQFWAGVHAFLWLIGEAVFHFLPVGITWSIARKMGATPILGIVLGITLVSPQLLNAYGVAGAEEIPTWDFGFAQIEMIGYQAQVIPAILAGFVLSFLELRLRKIVPNSISMIVVPFLALIPTVLIAHIVLGPIGWTIGSWISDVVYSSLTSAFGWLFAAIFGFAYAPLVITGLHHMTNAIDLQLMSELGGTNLWPMIALSNIAQGSAVLAMIYINRRNEEEKQVSIPAAISCYLGVTEPAMFGINLKYGFPFLAAMIGSLVAAVISVGSDVMANSIGVGGLPGFLSIQPQHMMMFAIAMLVAIVVPFILTIIFAKTGMNKFSFKK